The following proteins are co-located in the Fluviicola sp. genome:
- a CDS encoding PadR family transcriptional regulator, producing the protein MNVENTQAQMRKGILEFCILSILNNHEAYPSEILDQLKQAKLIVVEGTLYPLLTRLKNIELLTYRWEESTSGPPRKYYSITETGKSTLEALQTTWNELQHAVETLTAKKN; encoded by the coding sequence ATGAATGTAGAAAACACTCAGGCCCAAATGCGGAAAGGAATCCTGGAATTCTGTATTCTCAGCATCCTGAATAATCACGAAGCTTATCCTTCTGAAATTCTGGACCAGCTGAAACAGGCAAAGCTGATTGTGGTGGAAGGAACACTTTACCCGCTTTTGACCCGCCTGAAGAATATCGAACTCCTTACCTATCGCTGGGAAGAATCCACTTCCGGTCCGCCCAGAAAATATTACTCGATAACGGAAACCGGGAAAAGTACGCTGGAAGCCCTTCAAACAACGTGGAACGAGCTTCAGCATGCTGTAGAAACATTAACTGCTAAAAAGAACTGA